The DNA segment AGAATCGCCAGGGCGCGCGACATAGCAACAGCTTAAAAAAGGGTGGGACCGCGAAAGGCGTAACCATACCACCAAGGGCGCGGCTAACTACTTCGGCCTGTGACGAATGTTCCCGGATTTCTTTCGTGTGGCGGCGCATGGAGCACGGGTCCGTGCCCCTGCGGCAAAGCATAAGCACGACGAATAAAAATGACCGAAGAGAGCGACCGAAATAAAACAGGCCATATACGTACAGTACGTACAGGCCAAAAAAAACCCGGCCACCAGGGCCGGGCTTCTTCATGCAGCTTGCTTGCAGGTTCAGGCTGGCAGTCTTAGACCGCGTCGCCCTCGCCTTCGGTCGTCGCCGGCACCACAGGCGGCTCGATGAAGAGCGACTGCTCTTCGTCGGAGATCGCCTGGGCACGTTCGCGCTCGGCCGCCTCGCGCGCCTTGCGAGCACGGTGGTAGGCCAGACCCGTACCAGCGGGGATCAGTCGGCCAACGATCACGTTTTCCTTCAGACCACGCAGGTCGTCGGTCTTGCCCATGATCGCGGCTTCCGTCAGCACGCGGGTGGTTTCCTGGAACGATGCCGCCGAGATGAAGCTGTCGGTCGACAGCGACGCCTTGGTGATACCGAGCAGCAGGTTTTCGTACGTGGCCGGACGCTTGCCTTCGGCGATCACGCGATCGTTCTCGTCAAGCAGTTCCGAACGCTCCACCTGTTCACCCGGGATGAACTTGGTGTCGCCCACATCCGCGATCTGCACGCGGCGCAGCATCTGGCGCACGATCACTTCGATGTGCTTGTCGTTGATCTTCACGCCCTGCAGACGGTACACGTCCTGCACTTCGTCGACGATGTAGTGCGCCAGCTCCTCGATGCCCTTCAGGCGCAGGATGTCGTGCGGGTCCGCCGGACCTTCCACGATCATTTCGCCCTTGTTCACCACCTGGCCATCGTGCACCAGGACTTGCTTTTCCTTGGTGATCAGGAACTCATGGGCGTTGCCGTCCAGGTCCGTAATCACCAGGCGTTGCTTGCCCTTGGTGTCCTTGCCGAACGACGTGGTGCCGGTCACTTCCGCCAGCACGGCGGCATCCTTCGGCGAACGCGCTTCGAACAGCTCGGCCACACGCGGCAGACCCCCGGTAATGTCGCGGGTCTTTTGCGATTCGGTCGGGATACGTGCAAGCACTTCGCCCACGTGCACCTGCTGGCCGTCCTTCACGGTGATCAGCGCGCCGACCTGGAAGCCGATGGTCACGGAGTGGTCCGTGCCCGGGATCTTCACTTCCTGGCCGTTGGCGTCGAGCAGCTTCACCTGCGGGCGCAGGCCCTTGGTGGCAGCCGTACGGCGCTTTGCATCAATCACCACGAGGGTCGACAGGCCGGTGACCTCGTCCATCTGCTTGGCGACGGTCACGCCTTCTTCGACGTTCTCGAACTTGGTCGTGCCGGTGTACTCCGACACGATCGGGCGCGTCAGCGCGTCCCACGTGGCCAGCTGCGTGCCAGCCTTGATGGCCTGGCCGTCCTGCACCAGCAGCGTGGCGCCGTACGGGATCTTGTGGCGCTCGCGCTCGCGGCCGTGGTCGTCGGTGATCAGCGCTTCACCCGAACGCGAGATGACGATCAGCTCGCCCTTCGCATTGGTAACGTAACGCATGGTCGCCGTGAAACGCACGGTACCGGTTGCCTTCGCTTCCACGCTCGATGCCACGGCCGAACGCGATGCCGCGCCGCCGATGTGGAACGTACGCATGGTCAGCTGGGTGCCCGGCTCGCCAATCGACTGAGCGGCGATCACGCCAACCGCTTCGCCGGAGTTCACCAGCACGCCGCGGCCAAGGTCGCGGCCATAGCACATGCCGCACAGGCCGTAGCGCGTGTCGCACGACAGCGGCGTGCGCACCTTCACTTCGTCCACGCCGATGGCGTCGATCATGTCGACCAGGTCTTCGTCCAGCAGGGTGCCGGCCTCGATCGCGGTTTCCTGGGTCTCAGGGTTCACCACGTCGGACACCGTCACACGGCCGAGAATCCGGTCGCGCAGCGCTTCGATCACTTCACCGCCTTCAACCAGGGCCTTCATGGCCACGCCGTTGGTCGTGCCGCAATCGTCTTCCACCACCACCAGATCCTGCGTCACGTCGACCAGACGACGGGTCAGGTAACCCGAGTTCGCGGTCTTCAGTGCCGTATCCGCCAGGCCCTTACGCGCACCGTGGGTGGAGATGAAGTACTGCAGAACGTTCAGGCCTTCACGGAAGTTCGCCGTAATCGGCGTTTCAATGATCGAGCCATCCGGCTTGGCCATCAGGCCACGCATGCCAGCCAGCTGACGGATCTGCGCAGCGGAACCGCGCGCGCCCGAGTCAGCCATCATGTAAATCGAGTTGAAGGAGTCTTGCTTCACGGTGTTGCCGTGACGGTCGACCACGTCTTCGTGCTGGAGCTGCTCCATCATCGCCTTGCCCACCTGGTCGCCGGCGGCGCCCCAGATGTCCACGACGTTGTTGTAGCGTTCCTGGTCGGTCACCAGACCCGACATGTACTGCTTGTCGTATTCCTTCACCTTGGCTGCCGCGTCGGAAATGATCTTTTCCTTTTGCGGCGGCACCAGCATGTCGTCGATGGCGATCGAGATACCAGCGCGCGTTGCCAGGCGGAAGCCCGACTGCAGCAGCTTGTCAGCGAAGATCACGGTCTCGCGCAGGCCGCACTTACGGAACGCGGTGTTGATCAGGCGCGAGATTTCCTTCTTCTTCAGCGGCTTGTTCAGCACCGAGAAAGGCAGGCCCTTCGGCAGGATCTCGGACATGATCGCGCGGCCGACCGTGGTGGCCTGCAGCGTGATCTTGGGCGCGAAGCGGGCGTCGCCCACTGCATCCTTGTCGACCAGTTCATACTCGGTGATACGCACGTTCACGCGCGAAGCCAGTTCGACTTCCTTGTTCTCGTAGGCGCGGATCACTTCGCTGATGTCGGCAAACGTCAGGCCTTCGCCCTTGCCGTTGATCTTGTCGCGGGTCGTGTAGTACAGACCCAGCACCACGTCTTGCGACGGGACGATCGACGGATCGCCGTTGGCCGGGAACAGCACGTTGTTGGAGGCCAGCATCAGCGTGCGGGCTTCCATCTGCGCTTCCAGCGACAGCGGGACGTGAACAGCCATCTGGTCACCGTCGAAGTCGGCGTTGAACGCCGCGCAGACCAGCGGGTGCAGCTGGATGGCCTTGCCTTCGATCAGCACCGGCTCGAACGCCTGGATGCCCAGGCGGTGCAGCGTCGGCGCGCGGTTCAGCATGACCGGATGCTCGCGGATCACCTCTTCGAGGATGTCCCACACCACAGCGGTCTGGCTTTCCACTTCCTTCTTCGCCGCCTTGATGGTGGTGGCGATGCCCATCGTTTCCAGCTTGTGGAAAATGAAAGGCTTGAACAGCTCGAGCGCCATCAGCTTGGGCAGGCCGCACTGATGCAGCTTCAGGGTCGGGCCCACCACAATGACCGAACGGCCGGAGTAGTCGACGCGCTTGCCCAGCAAGTTCTGACGGAAACGGCCGCCCTTGCCCTTGATCATTTCGGCCAGCGACTTCAGCGGACGCTTGTTGGCGCCCGTCATGGCCTTGCCGCGACGACCGTTGTCCAGCAGCGAGTCAACCGCTTCCTGCAGCATGCGCTTTTCGTTGCGCACGATGATTTCAGGCGCCTTCAGTTCGAGCAGGCGCTTCAGGCGGTTGTTACGGTTGATGACGCGGCGATACAGGTCGTTCAGGTCCGAGGTGGCGAAACGGCCACCATCCAGCGGAACCAGCGGACGCAGTTCGGGCGGCAGCACCGGCAGCACTTCCAGGATCATCCATTCCGGCTTGATGCCCGAACGCTGGAACGCCTCGAGCACCTTCAGGCGCTTGGCGAACTTCTTGATCTTGGCTTCGGAGCCGGTGGTCTGCAGCTCGGCGCGGATCGTTTCGATCTGCTTTTCGATGTCGATGCCGCGCAGCAATTCACGGATGCCTTCGGCACCCATCATGGCCACGAACTCGCCTTCGCCATACTCTTCGCACTTGGCGATGTAGTCGTCCTCGGACATGATCTGGCTCTTCTTGAGCGGGGTCATGCCGGGTTCGAGCACCACGAATGCTTCGAAGTACAGGACGCGTTCGATATCGCGCAGCGTCATGTCGAGCACCATGCCCAGACGCGACGGCAGCGACTTCAGGAACCAGATGTGCGCGGTCGGCGCAGCCAGTTCGATGTGGCCCATGCGCTCGCGGCGCACCTTGGCCAGCGTCACTTCAACGCCGCACTTCTCGCAGATCACGCCGCGATGCTTCAGGCGCTTGTACTTGCCGCACAGGCACTCGTAGTCCTTGATCGGGCCAAAGATCTTGGCGCAGAACAGACCATCGCGCTCGGGCTTGAACGTCCGATAGTTGATGGTTTCCGGCTTCTTCACTTCACCGTACGACCACGAACGGATCTTCTCTGGCGATGCCAGGCCGATCTTGATCGCGTCGAACTGCTCTTCCTGCTGAACCTGCTTAAAGAGATCGAGCAATGCTTTCATTGCAACTCCTTGTTTCGCCGCCAGCCCGACAGCATGTCGGGCCCGCGGCATTCATCCTGTGGGAAAACCGTAGCGGGCATTCGGCGGCAGGCGGGCCATTCACGGCCGGCCTGCCGCGCACTCTCGATCCAAATCAATAGCGATCGAGGTCGATGTCGATACCCAGCGAACGGATTTCCTTCACCAGCACGTTGAACGATTCCGGCATGCCGGCATCGATCGAGTGCTCGCCCTTGACGATGTTCTCGTAGACCTTGGTCCGGCCGTTCACGTCATCGGACTTGACCGTCAGCATTTCCTGCAGCACGTAGGAGGCACCATATGCTTCCAGCGCCCACACTTCCATTTCACCGAAACGCTGGCCACCGAACTGCGCCTTACCACCCAGCGGCTGCTGGGTCACCAGCGAGTACGGGCCGGTCGAACGCGCGTGCATCTTGTCGTCGACCAAGTGGTGCAGCTTCAGCATGTGCATCACGCCGAGCGTAACCGGACGCTCGAACGCTTCGCCGGTGCGGCCGTCGTGCAGCGTGACCTGTTGCTTGGAAGCGGTCAGGCCCATGTCGCGGGCGATCTCTTCCGGGTACGCCAGGTCCAGCATGCGGCGGATCTCGTCTTCATGCGCACCGTCGAACACCGGCGTGGCGAACGGGACACCCTTCTTCAGGTTGGTCGCCAGTTCCAGCACTTCAGCGTCCGACAGGCTGTCGAGGTCTTCCGGCTTGCCGCTCTCGTTGTAGATCTGGGCGAGCAACGGACGCAGTTCCTGCGCCTTAGCCTGCGCCTTGAGCATGGAGCCGATACGCTGGCCCAGGCCGCGCGCGGCCCAGCCCAGGTGGGTTTCCAGAATCTGGCCCACGTTCATCCGCGACGGCACGCCGAGCGGGTTCAGCACGATGTCGGCGGGCGTGCCGTCGGCCATGTAGGGCATGTCTTCGATCGGGACGATCTTGGACACAACACCCTTGTTGCCGTGACGGCCTGCCATCTTGTCGCCAGGCTGCAGACGGCGCTTGACGGCCAGGTACACCTTG comes from the Cupriavidus basilensis genome and includes:
- the rpoC gene encoding DNA-directed RNA polymerase subunit beta', which translates into the protein MKALLDLFKQVQQEEQFDAIKIGLASPEKIRSWSYGEVKKPETINYRTFKPERDGLFCAKIFGPIKDYECLCGKYKRLKHRGVICEKCGVEVTLAKVRRERMGHIELAAPTAHIWFLKSLPSRLGMVLDMTLRDIERVLYFEAFVVLEPGMTPLKKSQIMSEDDYIAKCEEYGEGEFVAMMGAEGIRELLRGIDIEKQIETIRAELQTTGSEAKIKKFAKRLKVLEAFQRSGIKPEWMILEVLPVLPPELRPLVPLDGGRFATSDLNDLYRRVINRNNRLKRLLELKAPEIIVRNEKRMLQEAVDSLLDNGRRGKAMTGANKRPLKSLAEMIKGKGGRFRQNLLGKRVDYSGRSVIVVGPTLKLHQCGLPKLMALELFKPFIFHKLETMGIATTIKAAKKEVESQTAVVWDILEEVIREHPVMLNRAPTLHRLGIQAFEPVLIEGKAIQLHPLVCAAFNADFDGDQMAVHVPLSLEAQMEARTLMLASNNVLFPANGDPSIVPSQDVVLGLYYTTRDKINGKGEGLTFADISEVIRAYENKEVELASRVNVRITEYELVDKDAVGDARFAPKITLQATTVGRAIMSEILPKGLPFSVLNKPLKKKEISRLINTAFRKCGLRETVIFADKLLQSGFRLATRAGISIAIDDMLVPPQKEKIISDAAAKVKEYDKQYMSGLVTDQERYNNVVDIWGAAGDQVGKAMMEQLQHEDVVDRHGNTVKQDSFNSIYMMADSGARGSAAQIRQLAGMRGLMAKPDGSIIETPITANFREGLNVLQYFISTHGARKGLADTALKTANSGYLTRRLVDVTQDLVVVEDDCGTTNGVAMKALVEGGEVIEALRDRILGRVTVSDVVNPETQETAIEAGTLLDEDLVDMIDAIGVDEVKVRTPLSCDTRYGLCGMCYGRDLGRGVLVNSGEAVGVIAAQSIGEPGTQLTMRTFHIGGAASRSAVASSVEAKATGTVRFTATMRYVTNAKGELIVISRSGEALITDDHGRERERHKIPYGATLLVQDGQAIKAGTQLATWDALTRPIVSEYTGTTKFENVEEGVTVAKQMDEVTGLSTLVVIDAKRRTAATKGLRPQVKLLDANGQEVKIPGTDHSVTIGFQVGALITVKDGQQVHVGEVLARIPTESQKTRDITGGLPRVAELFEARSPKDAAVLAEVTGTTSFGKDTKGKQRLVITDLDGNAHEFLITKEKQVLVHDGQVVNKGEMIVEGPADPHDILRLKGIEELAHYIVDEVQDVYRLQGVKINDKHIEVIVRQMLRRVQIADVGDTKFIPGEQVERSELLDENDRVIAEGKRPATYENLLLGITKASLSTDSFISAASFQETTRVLTEAAIMGKTDDLRGLKENVIVGRLIPAGTGLAYHRARKAREAAERERAQAISDEEQSLFIEPPVVPATTEGEGDAV